The DNA sequence ATAAGAAGAAACTGGGCATGGTTCTTTCAAGCTATTAAGCTCTAAATTCCATAATTGGAGTCAATAAGAATCAATTTCCTCCCTTTAGGCATATTAAAGTAGTTTGTATGATGGTGGCACATATTCTTAAAGGAAACAAACTCAGCATCTCTCATTTTTGCTCGAGGCTCTACCTtgatgttgcttttttttttattacgccTATTAGTAGAGATCCTCAACAACCACGCATTCAGTCCATAGTCTTTTACTTAAGGACGTGCGATAAATATCTGGAAACATCAAATTAAAATCTGAGCCCAAGAAAAGAAGATTCTTCTAGAGTGTGAGAAAGAGTAAGAGTGAGATAGAGCAAGTCTCTAGTTCCCTTGAAGAGTCATTTCATCTTCTTCTTTGAGAACAGGTAAAGACCTGTGGGATCTAGACTGGACTTGACCAGAGAGAGTTTGAAGACTGTCAGAAGACCCTATAGACAGAAAGCAAGAAAGGAAGAGCGGAAGGAGTTAATAGGAAGGTAGAGCAGACAAAAAGCAAAATTGTTTCCAACATACAATAGTCAACGTAGCACTCATCATTTGGACCCTCTAAATAAATTAAGAGTGGCAAAGAGAGTCAATTTGTACAAGGGAAAAAATTATACAAACAGCTTCAGGGATTGTTGTAAAACAGTCATTGATTAGAGCTTAATCATTCTTTTGATGTTTAGAGGAAAAGGGTATGTAGAATCTCTGGGTGCCCCCCATCCCCATGATTTTAGTCACTTACTTCAGAAGTTCTTTTTAGTATTGCTCCTGCATACACTTCTGGTCATCTAGTATCCTCTGCATTCTCCCCAAATAATTTCTTTATCCCCATGCCTAGAGCAGAGCACTGAAAGAGTATGATAGAGCAGCACTAAGAAGAAAAGTACATctgaccaatgttttttttggatggaGATGGACAATTGGGTGTGGAGAAATCATATAATGGGGGGTACCTAACAACTAAACACCTCTAGGTAATTCTACcttaccttgtcctttaacatgttTTCTTTATGTAATTGAATTATTGGGGATTTGTAGAAGTTGCCTTCAAAAGACCTGAACAGGTCATGTTCCAGTGGATTAAAAGATAGGGTTGAGGGTGCACTATGATCAAGGAGGAAGCAATTGGCTGTCACATACTTAAGTGATGAAACATGGAGCAGAATGCTGGTAAGGAAGGAGCAGAAGAACCACAAGAGGCAGGCAAGGAGAGGTATTGGCCTACTGGATTAAAAATTCCTTGGCAATTTCATCTAAGATAAAACAGTCCCATATCTTTCCTCATTAGGTCAACTAACATCTTCAACTccatatttatttgtgtgtttattcTTTAACTATGGTTCTGTAGCCTTCTCCTACCTTCATAGCTTGGCGTGTGTCCAGTTGGATGTTCTGACACTGCCCTGGTCATGTCTTTTTATTGTGGTTGGGATGTAGACACAAAGTGGGCCTCATTTATTGCACTACCACTGCCCATATGTGTCCCATTGTaattacccataacaaccaatcagagagTTTGAtccatatttttttcttgcatcaTAAATGACTTTCCCACAGCCATATGAGAACCCACAAAAAGACATTAACAATCGTTTATAATTGATCTAGCTCTGCTGAGGCCCATGTGTATGTGGAGCTGTTTtttctacatatttttatttttaacttttcatttatattctCTACTCTAAGGATAAAAATGGCTGCTCTGTACCAACAGAACCAACTACACCTACAAAGCTATGGCTGCATTTAGGAAAACAACATGGCATACATGTCTTTTAAACACTATTGTTACAGGCATGTTTATGTTGGTCATAGATATCCAGCTCGTTTTCTTGTTACACCACAGGTTAAACTGCCTGGAGTATTCTATCTGTTTTTGACATTTACAAATGAATCCCATTTTCGTCTCTGTTGTGCATGTTTCAGACTAAACCAGAGGCACATTCTGATTTGCAAAATCCACAATTTTGATGATTTTGCAAATCTTAATCTAGAAAAGGGCCGAACGGGCGTATGAAGTCCATCAGGTGTTACCTCCAGGAATTTCCGTCAGCTCGTTCAGTGGTGGAACTGTCTCCAGTTTGTCTGCATAGTCCTTGCCCGCCTGCCGCTGAGCATATCGTGCCTCGATCTCCTTCTTGGTTCTGGGGATACGGCACTTGAATATACAGCACAAGGTGATGACTTTGTGGAAAACAGAAAGAGAGCAAAATatgattacatttatttgtttagagtatctatctatctatttatctatctatcatctatatatcatattTGGACAGACCTTTACAGAATCACCCTGGCATATCTGGAGGGGACTTCTTACCCTCAGAGTAGGCATCACCAGATCTCTACCCAACGTTTGGATGAAGCTCCAGAGTTCCTTTACAAGTCATGGATTGGCACAGAATGGAGGCAGGCATTTAATGGGAGTGCCCAGACAAAATAAACTTCATCTGCTGTTTATTGGATAATAATTGGCATCTACATAATTTCAGTAACACATTATGGATTTTGGACTCAAGCTCTAGAGCTGTAATGACTGCACATGCTTGCAACTAGTGATCATTCTAAAAGAATATAGATTGTGTTCAGCTGAGCTTTGCACCATTTGAAGGCCATAGGGCAGGTGGAAAGTACAGGGCACCCTCTATCTGGTTCATCTGAGAAAAGGTAGGGGACAAGAGTGGGACAGTGTGTGTGACTTCCCTTTATGAATACAGGGTTGCCTTATGAAAAGGAGGTGTATTATTTACTGGGGAGGGAAGCAGGCATTTGTAATGCATTTTACCTGCAGCAAATTTTCAAGATATGGGGCAAAACACTTTTTACTAGGCGCCCTGCCTAgcacttaataaatgacccctattttgGCCCAATAATTTATCCCTATTTAAGCTTAAGAATTGTTGGAGATAATTTAACGGGTTCATCTAACGGGTGTTTTTTATGGGACCTACAATAAGTATAGAAAGCAAAAGTGCTCAGTacattaaggctcatttacaaacacaagcaaCAGTTTCTAAACTTCAGTGCTATTCACGAATAAACTTGTGCACCAACGTGACACCTTCCCAGTGCACCAATCAGAAGTCCAGTTAACTCAAATGTTTAAAGCAGAAAAGTTGTAAGGAGCCCTTTTTAAAACCCTTTAACATCTCatacatttgaattaaaaataacaagTTATGAATTTATTTAACATCCAATGCAGCCTTGATTGTGTTTTATAGTCATATGAGATCAGGACAATTAGTTAATGATGAATGTGCCTCAAGCATTTTCTTTTCATCCACAATCAGACAAATTATTCTAATGGATCTGGATAAATAACAGTGCCATAGACTCAATTCATTTCAAATTaatatcaaacaaataatttaccaGCAAGTTGAAGGAACATCTTTCCAACCAAACACTGAAGTCTACGGTCCGCTGGTAATAACACATAATACTTTCTTATTGCCCTTGGCCTCATTAATATAACTCACTGGCACATCAGCCATAAACATGGATAAGTACTGAAAATAGTCCCTAAACCCAACTGGATTATCTTGGAGAGCTGGTTTATAAGGAATGTATTCAAATAGCACAATGCATTGCTTGATGAATGAGAATCGGGAGAGATGTTTGTACTGGATGGAACGTTGCTCCTCTCTCTTCAGCTTCATGTGATTCTTGGCCTCATATAAGGGGCACAGATCTGCTGGAGCTCAAAAGTCTTTCAGGATTATatttgggaaaaataaaaaagaatgcagTACAGATCAACTAATCATCCATTTCATTCTCAGATTGATTTGATTGCTAGGAGAACCACTAAGCACCTATAACAAAGGAATAAAATCCTTGAAGGAGCACTGGAAACAATGGCTGGTGGTAGAAAGCCCATGAagaccactttgaccaaactaaAGGACAGATGAGAAGTGTACAGAAAGGACAAACTCTGAAGAAAACCCCTGGAGCCAGTAAGGAGCTCAGTGCCACACAAGCTGTGGATCACCAACAGGAGAACCTCAGCTGGAGAAGAGGTAAAGGAACTCTTTGTTGACCAGTTTTTTTGGTCTGGCCATGCCTGAAGATTGTTGAAAATGATTCTGGATTTCTGTAGCCAAAATGATGTTTACATCCAtctctaataaaataatgtttctattttagtggtttttgagatattggACTTTTTAGTATTCGATGAAAGTCAAAGAGTCAGCTCTAAGATTAACCAACTATGCCAAAAGAGAGTGGTTGATCTCATAAACCACTAACAATAGAACAGTTGTGTTGATTGAAAAATGACCACTATGGATGGGGGGGAGGCAAATCAATGTTatcaaaatgttaacattttattataaatccTCATGATCGCAATGGTATTTCCACCACATTCATCATATTTTGGCTAGTATCAATATATTGCTGACTCCTCTCACTTTTACAAATGGGAAAATGTGATCCTCCCCAAGGAAAGATGTTACCAGGTCTAAGCTGGATGAAGACGTAATGTAACAGTAGTTGATTTGAACTGCAAACAAATTGAACAATTCCATCAAGGATGATGTTTTACAAATAGATGAAGTTGGGAAAAATgttatcaaattttttaaaatgtgatgcATTCTCACTATCATGTTGAGGTGCTCCTACACCTGTTGTGGTTGTCCCTGTTGCCCTTGGATGTTGATCATGGTAATATTTACACTTTGAGTCCTATATGGCGGTGCCACCATTAGCTACGTCTTCAACACAGGTGGACCTTGTAATGCTCTTAATGTCTAGAGGTTTATTTTGGTCATTCCCACTTGGAGTTTGTGAACCAGGTAATGCAACAGGAGTTTAAACCACAATTAACATACATGATAAGATACTTGCATTTAGAAAGTATATTTATTGCATATGGTGGGGACCTGATGTCGGACAAAGACACAAGTTCTCTTTCTAATTTGACTGATCATATCTCCCAATCAGATAAGAGATTATTGTGGAGTATGAAAACCCTTGTAGATTATGATAAGGAATCTGACTCACCAATGCGATGTCATCAGAAAAAGTTGTCATTTTTTGGAGGGGGACTTGGAACTCACCTATTTATCTTCATAAGGTTTGGTACAAGGCCCAGAGGGAGCAGAAAGAATTGACTGACACAATAATAAACTTGCTGCTTATAGTGGAGTCATCCGGATTAATTAATGaattcaacattaaatataatgtttttaaaatgatagaTGGCTATCCTTCTTTTGATTCCATATCTGTGAATTATATGCAGTTTTAAGCCACCAATGTACACTTTTTTAATTGTAGGAAAAAGAAATGGTCCATTGCCCCTACTATGGGGGGTTCCTTGGTACTGTACTCGTGCTCTATGTGAACTAAGAGATCACTGCTGGCCAAGAGAAGAAATGGATGTTCTAGTCTATAAAAAGA is a window from the Xenopus laevis strain J_2021 chromosome 6L, Xenopus_laevis_v10.1, whole genome shotgun sequence genome containing:
- the tmie.L gene encoding transmembrane inner ear expressed protein is translated as MAWDQLLLLLYLRTFLFVLSVPIRSANCQLVEAPTDPPKQKPDPVTSETVVFWGLRLWQVIGVFAIFVLGVIITLCCIFKCRIPRTKKEIEARYAQRQAGKDYADKLETVPPLNELTEIPGGSSDSLQTLSGQVQSRSHRSLPVLKEEDEMTLQGN